The Streptomyces nitrosporeus genome includes a window with the following:
- a CDS encoding transglycosylase domain-containing protein, whose translation MSEHRRKPPQSQGGGRAAARRAAQQPSGRRESSRRATSSSPSEPYDDEPSYGGRAEARRAAQRGGGGSGGGRRRGAGEGRGGRAAESRSGKKRLIDYPRAGKYGFRRWVPSWKLVTGLCLAFLGTMMGVAGLAYALVVPPELKDIATAQNNVYYWADGTQMVATGGSVNRQELTYAQIPEEMRNAVISAENKSFDTDKGIDPMGIARAVYNMALGGETQGGSTITQQYVKNSMLSQDQTISRKVKELFITLKVGNTVGKEEVMEGYLNVSYYGRGASGLQAAARTYFGKDASELDASECAFLATLLKGPTYYDPAGHPEIDPKQATEEANTERAQRRWKWILDEEVKDGRLSAEERAKYTEFPKLQEPKKEAKLGGQTGYLVDLATDYFLAHNEQNITEQQLARGGYEIHTTFDKKKVKQLETAVTRVYKEKIDEKARPTLDSHVEFGGASIDTKTGAILATYGGQDATKHYTNNADATGAQVGSTFKPFVLAAGMQYGKRDPKLGPDQGESDRTPVSPKSIYNGDHDLKIKNYNGEIWEDKDGNQWRQANDGDHSYGDITLRYAMEQSANSPYVQLGMDVGTDKVKEVALAAGLRDDSFMADATVPSYSIGTSSPSAIRMAGAYATFATSGKQNEPYSVKEVKHKGVVIYEHEKKTKTAMDSVIADNVTDVLKNVVENGTGKPARLEGRDAAGKTGTTDGNRSAWFVGYTPQISTAVSMFRLDDDEKNKDRDFLEMFGTGGEEKIHGASFPAQIWHDYMTGAMKGKEVLSFPKPEPYGDTLYGGGAVSPSPSPSPTPSPSESSKAPESPTPTPPSPSPTPSDSCGPFQWDCGNNNNGGANNGNDNAGTTEGSSNGSDAGTSEGTTEGSSSGSDAGTSEGTTEGNTNGNTNGNGANQGGWLGGGGGG comes from the coding sequence ATGAGCGAGCACCGTCGCAAACCGCCGCAATCGCAGGGCGGCGGACGTGCCGCGGCCAGACGAGCCGCCCAGCAGCCCTCCGGACGCCGTGAGTCGTCACGCAGGGCGACGTCGTCATCACCTTCCGAGCCGTACGACGACGAGCCGTCGTACGGCGGACGTGCCGAGGCCCGCAGAGCCGCCCAGCGCGGCGGGGGCGGGAGCGGGGGCGGCAGACGGCGCGGAGCCGGTGAGGGCCGGGGCGGCCGCGCGGCGGAGAGCCGCTCCGGCAAGAAGCGCCTCATCGACTACCCGCGCGCCGGAAAGTACGGCTTCCGCCGCTGGGTGCCGTCCTGGAAGCTGGTCACCGGCCTGTGCCTGGCCTTCCTCGGCACCATGATGGGCGTCGCGGGGCTCGCGTACGCGCTGGTCGTGCCGCCCGAGCTGAAGGACATCGCCACGGCGCAGAACAACGTCTACTACTGGGCCGACGGCACCCAGATGGTGGCGACCGGCGGTTCCGTCAACCGCCAGGAGCTCACGTACGCCCAGATCCCCGAGGAGATGCGGAACGCCGTGATCTCCGCGGAGAACAAGTCGTTCGACACCGACAAGGGCATCGACCCCATGGGCATCGCCCGCGCCGTCTACAACATGGCGCTGGGCGGCGAGACCCAGGGTGGATCCACGATCACCCAGCAGTACGTGAAGAACTCGATGCTCTCGCAGGACCAGACCATCAGCCGGAAGGTCAAGGAACTCTTCATCACGCTCAAGGTCGGCAACACGGTCGGCAAGGAGGAGGTGATGGAGGGGTACCTCAACGTCTCCTACTACGGCCGGGGCGCCTCCGGCCTCCAGGCCGCGGCACGCACGTACTTCGGCAAGGACGCCTCGGAGCTCGACGCGAGCGAGTGCGCCTTCCTCGCGACCCTGCTCAAGGGCCCCACGTACTACGACCCGGCCGGCCACCCCGAGATCGACCCCAAGCAGGCCACCGAGGAGGCGAACACCGAACGCGCCCAGAGGCGCTGGAAGTGGATCCTCGACGAAGAGGTCAAGGACGGCCGGCTGAGCGCCGAGGAACGCGCGAAGTACACGGAGTTCCCCAAGCTGCAGGAGCCGAAGAAGGAGGCCAAGCTGGGCGGTCAGACCGGCTACCTGGTCGACCTGGCCACGGACTACTTCCTCGCGCACAACGAGCAGAACATCACCGAGCAGCAGCTGGCCCGGGGCGGTTACGAGATCCACACGACCTTCGACAAGAAGAAGGTCAAGCAGCTCGAAACCGCCGTCACCAGGGTCTACAAGGAGAAGATCGACGAGAAGGCGCGGCCGACCCTGGACTCGCACGTGGAGTTCGGCGGCGCCTCGATCGACACCAAGACCGGCGCGATCCTCGCCACCTACGGCGGGCAGGACGCGACGAAGCACTACACCAACAACGCCGACGCGACCGGTGCGCAGGTCGGGTCGACGTTCAAGCCGTTCGTCCTCGCCGCCGGCATGCAGTACGGCAAGCGCGACCCGAAGCTGGGCCCGGACCAGGGCGAGTCCGACCGCACCCCGGTCTCACCGAAGAGCATCTACAACGGTGACCACGACCTCAAGATCAAGAACTACAACGGTGAGATCTGGGAGGACAAGGACGGCAACCAGTGGCGCCAGGCCAACGACGGTGACCACTCCTACGGCGACATCACCCTGCGGTACGCCATGGAGCAGTCCGCCAACTCCCCCTACGTCCAGCTCGGCATGGACGTCGGCACCGACAAGGTGAAGGAGGTGGCACTCGCCGCGGGGCTGCGGGACGACAGCTTCATGGCGGACGCCACCGTCCCGTCGTACTCGATCGGGACGTCCTCGCCCAGCGCCATCCGGATGGCCGGCGCCTACGCCACCTTCGCCACCAGCGGCAAGCAGAACGAGCCCTACTCCGTCAAGGAGGTCAAGCACAAGGGCGTGGTCATCTACGAGCACGAGAAGAAGACCAAGACCGCGATGGACTCCGTCATCGCGGACAACGTCACCGACGTGCTGAAGAACGTCGTCGAGAACGGCACGGGCAAGCCCGCGCGGCTCGAAGGACGCGACGCGGCGGGCAAGACCGGTACCACCGACGGCAACAGGTCGGCCTGGTTCGTCGGATACACCCCGCAGATCTCCACCGCGGTCAGCATGTTCCGGCTCGACGACGACGAGAAGAACAAGGACAGGGACTTCCTGGAGATGTTCGGGACGGGCGGCGAGGAGAAGATCCACGGTGCCTCGTTCCCCGCGCAGATCTGGCACGACTACATGACCGGCGCGATGAAGGGCAAGGAGGTGCTGAGCTTCCCGAAGCCGGAGCCCTACGGCGACACGCTCTACGGCGGCGGCGCGGTCAGCCCCAGCCCCAGCCCCAGCCCGACCCCCTCGCCGTCCGAGTCGAGCAAGGCGCCCGAGTCGCCCACCCCGACGCCTCCGTCCCCGTCCCCCACGCCGAGCGACTCCTGCGGCCCGTTCCAGTGGGACTGCGGGAACAACAACAACGGCGGGGCGAACAACGGCAACGACAACGCCGGGACCACGGAGGGCTCCAGCAACGGTTCGGACGCCGGTACCAGCGAGGGCACCACGGAGGGCTCCAGCAGCGGTTCGGACGCCGGTACCAGCGAGGGCACCACGGAAGGCAACACCAACGGCAACACCAACGGCAACGGCGCCAACCAGGGCGGGTGGCTCGGAGGGGGCGGCGGCGGTTAG
- a CDS encoding inositol-3-phosphate synthase → MGSVRVAIVGVGNCAASLVQGVEYYKDADPAGKVPGLMHVQFGDYHVSDVEFVAAFDVDAKKVGLDLADAIGASENNTIKIADVPSTGVTVQRGHTHDGLGKYYRETIEESAEAPVDVVQVLKDKQVDVLVCYLPVGSEVAAKFYAQCAIDAKVAFVNALPVFIAGTKEWADKFTEAGVPIVGDDIKSQVGATITHRVMAKLFEDRGVILDRTMQLNVGGNMDFKNMLERERLESKKISKTQAVTSQIRDRELGADNVHIGPSDYVAWLDDRKWAYVRLEGRAFGDVPLNLEYKLEVWDSPNSAGVIIDAVRAAKIAKDRGIGGPILSASSYFMKSPPVQYFDDEARANVEKFIAGEVER, encoded by the coding sequence ATGGGTTCGGTTCGCGTAGCCATCGTCGGCGTGGGCAACTGCGCCGCCTCGCTGGTGCAGGGCGTCGAGTACTACAAGGACGCCGATCCGGCCGGCAAGGTGCCCGGCCTGATGCACGTCCAGTTCGGCGACTACCACGTGAGTGACGTCGAGTTCGTCGCCGCCTTCGACGTCGACGCGAAGAAGGTCGGACTCGACCTCGCGGACGCCATCGGCGCCAGCGAGAACAACACCATCAAGATCGCCGACGTGCCGAGCACGGGCGTGACCGTCCAGCGCGGCCACACCCACGACGGCCTGGGCAAGTACTACCGCGAGACGATCGAGGAGTCCGCCGAGGCGCCGGTCGACGTCGTCCAGGTCCTCAAGGACAAGCAGGTCGACGTACTCGTCTGCTACCTGCCCGTCGGTTCCGAGGTCGCGGCGAAGTTCTACGCCCAGTGCGCCATCGACGCCAAGGTCGCCTTCGTCAACGCCCTCCCGGTCTTCATCGCCGGCACCAAGGAGTGGGCGGACAAGTTCACCGAGGCCGGTGTCCCGATCGTCGGCGACGACATCAAGTCGCAGGTCGGCGCGACCATCACGCACCGCGTGATGGCGAAGCTCTTCGAGGACCGGGGTGTCATCCTCGACCGCACGATGCAGCTGAACGTCGGCGGCAACATGGACTTCAAGAACATGCTCGAGCGTGAGCGCCTGGAGTCCAAGAAGATCTCGAAGACGCAGGCCGTCACCTCGCAGATCCGTGACCGCGAACTCGGTGCGGACAACGTCCACATCGGCCCGTCGGACTACGTGGCCTGGCTGGACGACCGCAAGTGGGCGTACGTGCGCCTCGAAGGCCGCGCCTTCGGTGACGTTCCGCTGAACCTGGAGTACAAGCTGGAGGTCTGGGACTCCCCGAACTCCGCGGGTGTCATCATCGACGCCGTCCGCGCGGCGAAGATCGCCAAGGACCGCGGCATCGGCGGCCCGATCCTCTCCGCCAGCTCCTACTTCATGAAGTCCCCGCCGGTGCAGTACTTCGACGACGAGGCCCGTGCCAACGTCGAGAAGTTCATCGCCGGTGAGGTCGAGCGCTGA
- a CDS encoding PadR family transcriptional regulator, translating into MSRRSGILEFAVLGLLRESPMHGYELRKRLNTSLGIFRAFSYGTLYPCLKTLVANGWLIEETGGEAAPPPASGRGVASTSSLAGRRAKIVYRLTAEGKEHFEELLSHTGPDAWEDEHFAARFAFFGQTEREVRMRVLEGRRSRLEERLEKMRASLARTRERLDDYTLELQRHGMESVEREVRWLNELIESERSGRDQRRSSPEGSTRHDTSGETGGLPRNRDNTRPDPSDDTK; encoded by the coding sequence GTGAGCAGACGCTCCGGCATCCTCGAATTCGCGGTGCTCGGCCTGCTTCGTGAGTCCCCGATGCACGGGTACGAACTGCGCAAGCGCCTCAACACCTCGTTGGGCATCTTCCGCGCGTTCAGCTACGGCACGCTCTACCCCTGCCTCAAGACGCTGGTCGCCAACGGCTGGTTGATCGAGGAGACCGGTGGCGAGGCCGCTCCGCCCCCCGCGTCCGGACGTGGAGTCGCCTCCACGTCCTCGCTGGCGGGAAGGCGCGCCAAGATCGTCTACCGGTTGACGGCAGAAGGTAAGGAGCACTTCGAGGAGCTGCTCTCGCACACCGGCCCCGACGCCTGGGAGGACGAGCATTTCGCCGCTCGTTTCGCCTTCTTCGGGCAGACGGAGCGCGAGGTGCGGATGAGGGTGCTCGAAGGCCGGCGCAGCAGGCTCGAAGAGCGCCTCGAAAAGATGCGCGCCTCACTGGCCCGCACCCGGGAACGACTCGACGACTACACGCTCGAACTGCAGCGGCACGGCATGGAGTCCGTGGAGCGCGAGGTGCGCTGGCTGAACGAGCTCATCGAGAGCGAGCGGTCGGGACGGGATCAACGCCGATCCTCGCCCGAGGGCTCCACTCGGCACGACACATCAGGAGAGACGGGCGGCCTGCCCCGGAACCGGGACAACACCCGGCCGGATCCGTCCGACGACACCAAGTGA
- a CDS encoding CCA tRNA nucleotidyltransferase, producing MPNANEDNASALSQVQHRAVSELLRVSPVADDLARRFQEAGFRLALVGGSVRDALLGRLGNDLDFTTDARPDEVLKIVRPWADSVWEVGIAFGTVGSQKDGYQIEVTTYRSESYDRTSRKPEVSYGDSIEDDLVRRDFTVNAMAVALPEKEFVDPHGGLEDLAARVLRTPGTPEESFSDDPLRMMRAARFAAQLDFEVAPDVLAAMKDMAGRIEIVSAERVREELNKLLLSPHPRKGLGLLVETGLAAHVLPELPALRLERDEHHRHKDVYEHSLTVLEQAIDLEEEGPDLVLRLAALLHDIGKPRTRRFEKDGRVSFHHHEVVGAKMVKKRMTALKYSNDMVKDVARLVELHLRFHGYGDGEWTDSAVRRYVRDAGPLLERLHKLTRSDCTTRNKRKANALSRTYDGLEERIAQLKGQEELDAIRPDLDGNEIMRILDVGPGPVIGKAYAFLLELRLENGPLGHEEAVAALKRWWAEQG from the coding sequence GTGCCGAACGCCAACGAAGACAACGCCAGCGCACTGAGCCAGGTGCAGCACCGCGCAGTCAGTGAACTGCTGCGGGTGTCCCCGGTCGCCGACGACCTCGCCCGGAGGTTCCAGGAGGCGGGTTTCCGTCTTGCCCTGGTGGGAGGGTCCGTCCGGGACGCACTGCTCGGCAGGCTCGGCAACGACCTGGACTTCACGACCGACGCCCGGCCGGACGAGGTGCTCAAGATCGTCCGCCCGTGGGCCGACTCGGTGTGGGAGGTCGGGATCGCCTTCGGCACCGTCGGCTCGCAGAAGGACGGCTACCAGATCGAGGTCACGACCTACCGGTCCGAGTCGTACGACCGCACCTCGCGGAAGCCGGAGGTCTCCTACGGCGACTCCATCGAGGACGACCTCGTGCGCCGTGACTTCACGGTCAACGCCATGGCCGTCGCACTGCCGGAGAAGGAGTTCGTCGACCCCCACGGCGGGCTCGAAGACCTGGCCGCCCGGGTGCTGCGCACCCCGGGCACGCCCGAGGAGTCCTTCTCCGACGACCCGCTGCGGATGATGCGCGCCGCGCGCTTCGCCGCTCAGCTGGACTTCGAGGTCGCCCCGGACGTCCTGGCGGCGATGAAGGACATGGCGGGGCGTATCGAGATCGTCTCGGCGGAGCGTGTCCGGGAGGAGCTGAACAAGCTGCTCCTCTCCCCGCACCCCCGCAAGGGACTCGGACTGCTCGTGGAGACGGGGCTCGCCGCTCATGTGCTGCCCGAGCTGCCGGCGCTGCGACTGGAGCGTGACGAGCATCACCGGCACAAGGACGTCTACGAGCACTCGCTGACGGTCCTGGAGCAGGCCATCGACCTGGAGGAGGAGGGCCCCGACCTCGTGCTGCGGCTCGCCGCTCTCCTGCACGACATCGGCAAGCCGAGGACCCGGCGCTTCGAGAAGGACGGCCGTGTCTCGTTCCACCACCACGAAGTGGTGGGCGCGAAGATGGTCAAGAAGCGGATGACGGCGCTCAAGTACTCGAACGACATGGTGAAGGACGTCGCGAGACTCGTGGAACTGCATCTGCGCTTCCACGGCTACGGCGACGGCGAGTGGACCGACTCGGCGGTGCGCAGATACGTGCGGGACGCGGGTCCGCTGCTGGAGCGGCTCCACAAGCTGACGCGTTCGGACTGCACCACGCGCAACAAGCGCAAGGCGAACGCGCTGTCGCGTACCTATGACGGGCTCGAGGAGCGCATCGCGCAGCTGAAGGGCCAGGAGGAGCTGGACGCGATCCGGCCGGACCTCGACGGGAACGAGATCATGCGGATCCTGGACGTCGGTCCCGGCCCCGTGATCGGCAAGGCGTACGCCTTCCTCCTGGAGCTGCGTCTGGAGAACGGCCCCCTGGGGCACGAAGAGGCGGTCGCGGCGCTCAAGCGGTGGTGGGCCGAGCAGGGCTGA
- a CDS encoding MFS transporter — MPVVRDLGVLLRLRNFRRLLAVRLLSQSADGVYQIALATYVVFSPENQATPGAIASAMAVLLLPYSLIGPFAGVLLDRWQRRQVFLYGNLLRAVLACCTALLLLSSVPDWAFYVSALCVTAVNRFVLAGLSAALPRVVDPDRLVIANALSPTAGTLAATVGGALALGIRLLTDGSDAAVVLLGAALYLLSALVSLTLSRQLLGPDRGAPAVRLRHALAVTAHGLGAGFRHLAERRDAARALAAMTVMRFCYGALTVMLLMLCRYAWSDSESGGLALLGLALGFSAAGYFVAAVVSPWTVGRFGRYGWMALCAGVAAVLEPALGMTFAPEPMLAAAFVLGLVTQGAKIATDTEVQTSVDDAFRGRVFSLYDVLFNVAFVAAAGVAALVLPADGRSPAVVIAVAVLYAAVSAAMLHRGRQGRPTAAFHVKQRP; from the coding sequence ATGCCTGTCGTACGTGATCTGGGTGTCCTCCTGCGCCTTCGGAACTTCCGTCGCCTCCTGGCCGTACGGCTGCTCTCCCAGTCGGCGGACGGCGTCTACCAGATCGCACTCGCCACCTATGTGGTCTTCTCCCCCGAGAACCAGGCGACTCCGGGAGCCATCGCCTCGGCCATGGCCGTCCTGCTGCTTCCGTACTCCCTGATCGGCCCGTTCGCCGGTGTCCTGCTGGACCGCTGGCAGCGCCGCCAGGTCTTCCTGTACGGGAACCTGCTGCGCGCGGTGCTCGCGTGCTGCACCGCCCTGCTGCTCCTGAGTTCCGTGCCGGACTGGGCGTTCTACGTATCGGCCCTCTGTGTCACCGCGGTCAACCGTTTCGTGCTGGCAGGGCTCTCCGCCGCGCTGCCCCGGGTGGTGGACCCCGACCGGCTCGTGATCGCCAACGCCCTCTCTCCCACCGCCGGCACGCTCGCCGCCACCGTGGGCGGGGCACTGGCCCTGGGCATCCGGTTGCTGACCGACGGCTCCGACGCAGCGGTGGTACTCCTGGGTGCCGCCCTCTACCTCCTGTCGGCGCTGGTCTCCCTCACCCTGTCCCGGCAACTCCTCGGGCCGGACAGGGGTGCGCCCGCGGTGCGGCTACGACACGCCCTGGCCGTCACCGCCCATGGACTCGGTGCGGGCTTCCGGCACCTCGCCGAGCGCCGGGACGCAGCCCGGGCCCTGGCGGCGATGACGGTGATGCGCTTCTGCTACGGAGCTCTGACCGTCATGCTGCTGATGCTGTGCCGCTACGCCTGGTCGGACAGCGAGTCCGGTGGACTGGCACTGCTGGGCCTGGCCCTCGGCTTCTCCGCGGCGGGCTACTTCGTCGCCGCCGTGGTGTCGCCCTGGACCGTCGGCCGCTTCGGCCGGTACGGCTGGATGGCGTTGTGCGCGGGCGTCGCAGCCGTCCTGGAACCGGCCCTGGGGATGACCTTCGCGCCCGAGCCGATGCTGGCGGCCGCCTTCGTCCTGGGCCTGGTGACACAGGGAGCCAAGATCGCCACCGACACGGAAGTGCAGACATCCGTCGACGACGCCTTCCGCGGCAGGGTCTTCTCCCTCTACGACGTCCTGTTCAACGTCGCGTTCGTCGCCGCCGCGGGAGTCGCGGCTCTGGTCCTCCCGGCCGACGGACGCTCTCCCGCGGTGGTGATCGCGGTGGCCGTGCTCTACGCGGCGGTGTCCGCCGCGATGCTCCACCGGGGCCGGCAAGGACGCCCCACGGCTGCGTTTCACGTGAAACAACGCCCCTGA